Proteins encoded in a region of the Balaenoptera musculus isolate JJ_BM4_2016_0621 chromosome 5, mBalMus1.pri.v3, whole genome shotgun sequence genome:
- the LOC118896153 gene encoding placenta-specific gene 8 protein-like: MNPVVLQPTYGAGGVTVSDWQTGVFDCCDDMGICLCGTFFPLCLSCQIASDMNECCLCGASVAMRTMYRTRYGISGSICNDFLWLACFPNCTLCQLKRDIEKRKAMNAL, from the exons ATGAATCCAGTTGTTTTGCAGCCAACATATGGCGCAGGAGGTGTGACAGTTAGTGACTGGCAAACCGGCGTGTTTGACTGCTGTGATGACATGGGGATTT GCCTCTGTGGGACTTTCTTTCCCCTGTGCCTTTCGTGTCAGATTGCCTCTGACATGAACGAATGCTGCCTGTGTGGAGCAAGTGTCGCCATGAGGACCATGTATCGGACCCGATACGGCATCTCG ggGTCTATTTGTAATGATTTCCTGTGGCTGGCATGTTTCCCTAATTGCACCCTTTGTCAACTCAAGCGagatattgaaaaaagaaaagcaatgaatGCTTTGTAA